A stretch of the Natribaculum luteum genome encodes the following:
- a CDS encoding helix-turn-helix domain-containing protein — MGIVAEFKIYCDALPLVDVVAAVPEARAILNLQYNHGKRPLFLITVNGGSEQTLETALTDTYDVGDWTQIGQAGDTSRYQIQPALSFEEQLGDDIDDLAGLEELATADAFIDRIKVEPDGWRQTGWFADREELSKFSSFWQHNADFQLDRLNRDETPEPPGEGLTNRQYEALRIAYERGYFEIPRQVSLEEIATELDITASSVTERLRRAQTQLIEEIVATTWPTLPESTQ, encoded by the coding sequence ATGGGAATTGTCGCTGAATTCAAAATCTATTGCGATGCGCTCCCCCTCGTCGACGTAGTCGCTGCAGTACCCGAAGCGAGGGCGATTCTCAATCTCCAATACAATCACGGCAAGCGACCATTGTTCCTCATCACGGTGAATGGCGGGTCCGAGCAAACACTCGAGACAGCACTCACTGACACGTACGACGTAGGGGACTGGACTCAGATCGGGCAGGCCGGTGATACCAGCCGGTATCAGATCCAACCGGCACTCAGTTTCGAGGAGCAACTCGGGGACGATATCGACGATCTTGCTGGACTTGAAGAGCTAGCCACAGCAGATGCGTTCATCGACCGGATTAAGGTCGAACCGGATGGCTGGCGACAAACAGGCTGGTTCGCTGACCGAGAGGAACTCAGCAAATTCTCATCGTTCTGGCAGCACAACGCTGACTTTCAACTGGACCGTCTCAATCGGGACGAGACGCCAGAACCGCCAGGGGAAGGGCTAACTAACCGGCAATACGAGGCACTCCGGATTGCTTACGAGCGGGGGTACTTCGAGATTCCGAGACAAGTCTCACTCGAGGAGATCGCTACGGAGTTGGATATCACTGCCTCGTCGGTAACAGAGCGGTTGCGTCGTGCTCAAACACAGCTCATCGAGGAAATAGTAGCGACGACGTGGCCGACGCTCCCTGAGTCAACCCAGTAG
- a CDS encoding Fic family protein: MAGIFVGIPLMERDDFDEAAPGEIIPTTTSKGTYSAFRPDPLPPSINTEQLITPLAEATQALGRLHGIGPRVGSREILIEPFIRKEALESSQIEGTHATLSDIYAYEAGQEALIGEDRQQGTQEVVNYLYALTHGLDAITAGDPITVELLCEMHDRLLSGVRGDEADPGELRTTQNFIGSTPYIQDARYVPPPPNEIPDLLEDLLEYANQETNLHPLLRIGLIHYQFETILPFLDGNGRLGRLLISLLLQRDGLLPEPYLYLSSYFNARRSAYVDHLLAVSQHGEWEEWLLFFLRGVQSQADEAHQRANLLVDLREDYQQRYQNERSMNILELVMRLFEDPYLDVNTAAEWLDVEYSTANRLIGQLEDDRILEELTGKDRNRFYRASEVFKIINKPIDQL; this comes from the coding sequence GTGGCGGGCATATTCGTAGGGATACCACTAATGGAGCGAGATGACTTCGACGAGGCAGCACCCGGTGAGATCATTCCCACGACGACATCGAAGGGGACGTATTCGGCATTTCGACCTGACCCGCTTCCGCCCTCAATCAATACTGAACAGCTCATTACGCCGCTAGCGGAGGCAACACAGGCACTCGGTCGACTCCATGGCATTGGTCCACGTGTCGGCTCGAGAGAAATCCTTATCGAGCCGTTCATCCGAAAAGAAGCGCTGGAATCCTCCCAAATCGAGGGGACACATGCTACTCTCTCGGATATCTACGCCTATGAGGCAGGACAGGAGGCCCTCATCGGTGAAGACAGACAGCAGGGAACCCAAGAAGTCGTGAACTATCTATACGCGCTGACGCACGGATTGGATGCGATCACAGCTGGCGATCCAATCACCGTCGAATTGCTATGCGAGATGCACGACCGGTTGCTTTCGGGTGTCCGTGGGGATGAGGCTGACCCAGGAGAACTCCGTACGACTCAGAACTTTATCGGCAGTACGCCATACATCCAAGACGCCAGGTACGTGCCGCCGCCCCCGAACGAGATCCCCGACCTTCTCGAAGACTTGCTCGAGTATGCGAACCAAGAGACAAATCTGCATCCACTTCTCCGAATCGGGCTGATCCACTACCAGTTCGAGACGATTCTCCCGTTTCTCGATGGGAACGGACGACTCGGGCGGCTATTGATCAGTCTCCTTCTGCAACGAGATGGTCTCTTGCCCGAGCCGTATCTCTACCTGAGTTCCTATTTCAACGCACGACGTTCAGCGTACGTCGATCATCTCTTGGCAGTCAGTCAGCACGGTGAATGGGAAGAGTGGCTCCTGTTTTTCCTGCGTGGCGTGCAGTCGCAAGCAGACGAGGCCCACCAGCGGGCCAACCTGCTAGTCGACCTCCGAGAAGACTATCAACAGCGCTACCAGAACGAGCGGTCTATGAACATTCTGGAACTGGTGATGCGGCTTTTCGAAGATCCGTACCTCGACGTGAATACGGCGGCCGAGTGGTTGGATGTCGAATACAGTACGGCCAACCGACTGATCGGGCAGCTCGAAGATGATAGAATACTCGAAGAACTCACCGGCAAAGACCGGAATCGGTTCTACCGGGCGAGCGAAGTCTTCAAGATCATCAACAAGCCGATCGACCAACTCTGA
- a CDS encoding plasmid pRiA4b ORF-3 family protein produces MTAYRFRVKFDPDPTSLWRDIVVGAGRTIAEFQLAINPAVGLDQGHLWFVGEDEDYWDSAVKYQCPQEYEESLGGDPVLRTERIENAGDVTIGEMTRQLGLEQYDRICYLYDYGDEWRFYAILKEVLSDEPNGKEPEIVKEKGESIDAQYASPGTNESGPPLPDPLYSVLPETAVPVAELRELEKRDDVVHVIPLLSLETGFGAVCERFAIQLEDRGYVLENFQPGWQVVEEVDGAGKTEEELLAALADAVREWHAEIAEISGAMTGQYFDEETVEAMHVELEAELERRGYGHL; encoded by the coding sequence ATGACTGCCTACCGCTTTCGCGTCAAATTCGACCCCGATCCGACATCACTGTGGCGGGATATCGTTGTCGGCGCGGGTAGAACGATCGCCGAGTTCCAGTTGGCGATCAACCCTGCAGTCGGACTCGATCAGGGTCACCTCTGGTTCGTTGGGGAGGATGAAGACTACTGGGACAGTGCTGTCAAATACCAGTGCCCGCAGGAGTACGAGGAGTCGCTTGGTGGCGATCCAGTACTGCGTACCGAGCGGATCGAGAACGCCGGTGACGTGACGATCGGCGAGATGACCCGCCAGCTTGGTCTCGAACAGTACGATCGCATCTGCTATCTCTACGACTATGGCGACGAATGGCGCTTCTACGCTATCTTGAAGGAAGTTCTCAGCGACGAGCCGAACGGCAAAGAACCGGAGATCGTGAAAGAGAAAGGCGAGTCCATTGACGCCCAGTACGCCTCTCCGGGAACCAATGAAAGCGGTCCTCCCCTCCCTGATCCACTCTATTCAGTGCTCCCCGAAACTGCTGTCCCCGTCGCGGAACTTCGTGAGCTAGAGAAGCGCGATGATGTCGTCCACGTTATTCCATTACTCAGTCTCGAAACGGGGTTTGGAGCGGTTTGCGAGCGGTTTGCGATTCAGCTCGAGGATAGGGGATACGTCCTCGAAAACTTTCAGCCGGGCTGGCAGGTCGTCGAGGAAGTTGACGGGGCAGGCAAGACGGAGGAAGAACTCCTCGCTGCCCTTGCGGACGCAGTACGCGAGTGGCACGCTGAAATCGCGGAGATCTCGGGTGCGATGACGGGACAGTATTTCGACGAGGAGACCGTCGAAGCGATGCACGTCGAACTGGAGGCGGAACTCGAACGCAGGGGGTACGGCCACCTGTAA
- a CDS encoding ABC transporter permease produces the protein MSSHSADEGLVVNDTAQEASGNSVTADIRISFKRWLVKNLRNPYVIFTSLVQPVIFFVLFVEVFGAIAGSALATALGPDISYVTYLSPAIIIMSTLSSAATSGIGLVDDMEEGMFEKMLVSPMNRSAMFFGKVLSEVARIVVQTVIILLLGYLLLVLKDGAAFDQYLRTGAAGIFGVVLVTVIFGGAFMAYSNIVALVSRDQEATIMFANLLTFPLVFISSAFLPLSVLPGWIRTVAVFNPITYGVDGVRAIMLGQDVMTVFEMTAFGGIWNTVVPAVVILVGFNVLLGSITIRLLRRAARIKVQ, from the coding sequence ATGAGCAGTCACTCGGCTGACGAAGGTCTTGTCGTGAACGACACCGCACAGGAAGCATCAGGCAACAGCGTAACAGCTGACATTCGCATCAGTTTCAAGCGGTGGCTGGTCAAGAACTTGCGAAACCCCTACGTCATATTCACGTCGCTGGTACAACCGGTCATCTTCTTCGTCCTGTTCGTCGAGGTATTCGGGGCGATCGCCGGCAGCGCGCTCGCGACGGCGCTTGGCCCCGACATCAGTTACGTCACGTATCTGTCTCCGGCTATCATCATTATGTCCACACTCTCGTCGGCAGCCACCTCCGGCATCGGACTCGTCGACGATATGGAGGAGGGAATGTTCGAGAAGATGCTCGTCTCGCCGATGAACCGGTCGGCCATGTTCTTCGGCAAAGTCCTGTCCGAGGTGGCCCGAATCGTCGTCCAGACGGTGATAATTCTCCTCCTTGGATATCTACTATTGGTTCTCAAAGATGGCGCAGCGTTCGATCAGTACCTCCGTACCGGCGCCGCTGGTATTTTCGGCGTCGTTCTCGTCACGGTGATCTTTGGCGGCGCGTTCATGGCGTACTCGAACATCGTTGCCCTGGTTTCCCGCGATCAGGAGGCGACGATCATGTTCGCGAACCTGCTCACGTTCCCGCTGGTATTCATTTCGAGCGCCTTCCTCCCTCTCAGCGTACTCCCGGGATGGATCAGAACTGTCGCCGTGTTCAACCCGATCACGTACGGTGTCGACGGCGTCCGTGCTATCATGCTGGGACAGGACGTGATGACGGTCTTCGAGATGACGGCATTCGGTGGAATCTGGAACACGGTCGTGCCCGCAGTAGTCATTCTCGTTGGATTCAACGTTCTATTAGGTTCGATCACAATCCGTCTACTGCGTCGCGCTGCCAGAATCAAAGTACAGTAG
- a CDS encoding ISH3 family transposase — protein sequence MFSIPQPDGVLSDSDVKDLAEDVICQLPLPGIEGSPLDPGDIWVVVILAAVNQTSIWETCKDNDNAACDDTVMDWLHTLNREWLERVANRLLREVAMTILDPDRSRIVSIDFVDNPYHGTYADEEGELCRMHAKDGTTTCHRYCTAYLVSNGKPVTLAMTYVRSDEKEADAVERVLDRVEAYPFEIELLLADRGFYNERILRRSREIAATVVPVQKKGKRMRKKLDTHCSYMTTYRMYKGRERELEFPLAVAVSYHAGDRGKSGEVVRGYVACDLADRTPKQVERLYRKRSAIETSYRVFRQARVVTTTQDPIIRFAFVLVGFLLENLWLVLRWAVVARPQRGGRDLPEEFTFKTFSDWIRHALEEELERSWEIEMNGTGVPEAYAPAAG from the coding sequence GTGTTCAGTATCCCTCAGCCAGACGGTGTTCTTTCGGATTCGGACGTGAAAGATTTAGCGGAAGACGTCATCTGCCAGCTCCCCTTGCCAGGGATCGAGGGCTCGCCCCTCGATCCCGGCGATATCTGGGTTGTTGTCATTCTTGCAGCAGTCAATCAGACGTCCATCTGGGAGACGTGCAAGGACAACGACAACGCTGCCTGTGATGATACTGTCATGGACTGGCTCCATACGCTCAACCGAGAGTGGCTTGAGCGGGTTGCTAACCGCCTTCTCAGGGAGGTGGCGATGACGATCCTCGACCCTGATCGGTCGAGGATCGTCTCCATTGACTTCGTCGATAACCCCTACCACGGAACGTACGCCGATGAAGAAGGTGAACTCTGCCGCATGCACGCGAAAGACGGAACAACGACGTGCCACCGGTACTGCACGGCGTATCTCGTCTCGAACGGAAAGCCAGTGACGCTGGCGATGACGTACGTCCGTAGTGATGAGAAAGAGGCCGACGCGGTCGAGCGCGTCCTCGACCGCGTCGAAGCCTATCCCTTCGAGATAGAGCTTCTGTTGGCTGATCGTGGCTTCTACAACGAACGTATTCTGCGCCGCTCACGGGAGATTGCTGCGACTGTCGTTCCCGTCCAAAAGAAGGGCAAGCGCATGAGGAAGAAGCTGGATACGCACTGCTCGTACATGACAACCTATCGGATGTACAAAGGCCGCGAGCGGGAACTGGAATTCCCGCTCGCGGTCGCTGTATCATATCACGCCGGAGATCGCGGGAAAAGCGGCGAGGTCGTTCGAGGCTATGTGGCGTGCGATCTGGCCGATCGCACGCCGAAACAAGTCGAACGGCTCTATCGAAAACGGTCAGCGATCGAAACGAGCTACCGTGTATTTCGCCAAGCACGAGTGGTAACGACGACACAAGACCCAATCATCCGCTTCGCGTTCGTCCTGGTTGGATTCCTGTTGGAGAACCTCTGGCTTGTGCTTCGATGGGCGGTCGTCGCCCGCCCCCAGCGGGGCGGGCGCGACCTGCCCGAGGAATTCACGTTCAAGACCTTCTCTGACTGGATCAGACATGCATTAGAGGAAGAGCTAGAGCGGAGTTGGGAGATCGAGATGAACGGAACAGGTGTGCCAGAAGCATACGCGCCGGCCGCGGGCTGA
- a CDS encoding ABC transporter ATP-binding protein: protein MTSRQTHLQQNAANQSQETDLAIDAQNVTVTYEDGTEAVRGVSLRIENGEFFGFLGPNGAGKTTTIKSLVTLLHPTEGSVRINGYDTATEPEKVRRSIGYMAQETSIDRELTPRENLQLACKLYGVPGDQREDRIEALLDLVDLQDVADTRSEKFSGGMKKRLDAASVLVHRPPVVFLDEPTTGLDPEARLRLWNYFERINEQGTTVFLTTQYLEEADQLCDRLSLLQDGQIIVTGSPDTLKSEFGTDVFEIALDNPVEDRIERAVQAVRRIETLGEPTIRTTEDGFTVRSARAREAASDLFAALDDAGVSVSDFDVRSPTLDDVFLALTDDSSDTAGRADTGMASLSAQEVST, encoded by the coding sequence ATGACGAGCCGACAAACACACCTACAACAGAATGCCGCCAACCAGTCTCAGGAAACAGACCTCGCAATTGACGCGCAGAACGTCACTGTCACTTACGAAGACGGAACCGAGGCAGTTCGTGGCGTCTCCTTACGCATCGAGAACGGCGAGTTCTTCGGCTTCCTCGGGCCGAACGGAGCCGGAAAGACGACCACTATCAAATCGCTCGTCACACTCCTGCATCCAACGGAGGGGTCGGTACGAATCAATGGCTATGACACCGCGACGGAGCCCGAGAAGGTCCGGCGATCAATCGGGTATATGGCCCAGGAAACGAGTATCGACAGAGAGTTGACGCCGCGAGAGAACCTCCAGTTGGCCTGTAAACTGTACGGCGTTCCGGGAGACCAGCGCGAGGACCGCATCGAGGCGCTGCTTGATCTGGTGGATCTGCAGGACGTCGCTGACACGCGGTCGGAGAAGTTCTCCGGCGGGATGAAAAAGCGACTGGATGCCGCGAGTGTCTTGGTGCATCGCCCCCCGGTGGTCTTTCTCGACGAACCAACGACCGGTCTCGATCCAGAAGCACGATTGCGCCTCTGGAACTACTTCGAACGGATCAACGAGCAAGGGACGACAGTGTTCCTCACGACGCAGTACCTGGAAGAAGCCGACCAACTGTGTGACCGACTCTCCCTGCTCCAAGACGGGCAGATCATCGTAACTGGATCGCCGGACACACTCAAGTCCGAATTTGGGACGGACGTCTTCGAGATTGCACTCGATAATCCGGTCGAAGACCGAATCGAACGCGCCGTGCAGGCCGTTCGTCGCATCGAAACACTCGGTGAACCAACGATACGAACGACCGAGGACGGATTCACCGTCAGGTCGGCGCGGGCCCGCGAGGCTGCAAGCGATCTTTTCGCTGCCCTCGACGACGCAGGCGTTTCGGTCAGCGACTTCGACGTTCGCTCGCCCACGCTCGACGATGTCTTCCTCGCGCTGACGGACGACTCGTCCGACACCGCTGGCAGGGCAGACACAGGTATGGCGTCGCTCTCCGCTCAGGAGGTGTCGACATGA
- a CDS encoding glycoside hydrolase family 99-like domain-containing protein, producing the protein MKESIPRRRFLQFGTLGIAGLAGCSTRDDSGSEQPTDTPSSTPSVTQNATSAEPSETDQPTETPDSLDILDHENLVGAHYYAWYRGEDGFAGQGFGGDQSNGWLSQTPGVPELGAYDSRNPDVVNQHMRWSLEHGINWWIITVGGRNTATHEAITDVIFEADLADHMAFTILTGFVPSQQNEKGQYDLDDPSLQENLQEFVKFWKDEFVSDSNYLHLDGRPTLYFWDSEAYVGGVVNKFKESFEKQQVDPYVIGGPKYYSQPAAMGDKHEIYDAILDYHGIYPDDEYMRNYRDLIVNRHRRWRVAADVYDLDFIPTVTPGYNTSARTSEIGSGAFSTFLDRSPEAFRNECRSLSGLGDRNATVVTSFNEWPEYSVVEPTVSEGTTFLEIIGEELTSQSDTPLSTDKFTRVRIDFNKTITPDSADDRKLAFMCRSIILGTRTGTVDLDVGSVDESFICLSGSYGPESDSNSTFRWFGGANSKTELFVNQGDIDQIRFAGRAPANNIQAVISVEDEEIGTVEFGRGDGVYSTS; encoded by the coding sequence GTGAAAGAGTCAATTCCGCGCCGACGATTTCTTCAATTTGGGACTTTGGGCATTGCCGGTCTCGCCGGGTGCTCTACCCGTGATGATTCGGGAAGCGAACAACCAACGGACACTCCATCTTCTACGCCATCGGTAACCCAGAACGCTACATCAGCGGAGCCATCAGAGACCGATCAACCAACAGAGACACCAGATTCGCTAGACATCCTAGATCACGAAAACCTAGTGGGCGCGCACTACTATGCGTGGTACCGCGGTGAGGATGGATTTGCTGGCCAAGGGTTCGGCGGTGACCAATCAAATGGATGGCTTTCGCAAACGCCTGGAGTGCCCGAACTGGGAGCATATGATTCACGAAATCCTGACGTGGTAAATCAGCATATGCGCTGGAGCCTGGAACATGGCATCAATTGGTGGATAATCACTGTTGGGGGACGAAATACAGCAACACACGAAGCGATTACTGATGTGATTTTTGAGGCCGATTTGGCTGATCATATGGCATTTACCATACTCACCGGGTTTGTTCCCTCTCAGCAAAACGAAAAGGGTCAATATGATCTTGACGACCCCAGTCTCCAAGAGAACCTACAAGAATTTGTGAAGTTCTGGAAAGACGAGTTCGTCTCTGATTCGAATTATCTTCACCTTGATGGTCGTCCGACTCTCTACTTTTGGGATTCTGAAGCGTACGTCGGTGGTGTAGTAAATAAATTTAAAGAATCATTTGAAAAGCAACAGGTTGACCCATACGTTATTGGCGGCCCGAAATATTACTCACAGCCGGCAGCCATGGGAGATAAGCACGAGATCTATGATGCAATTCTCGATTACCACGGCATCTATCCAGATGATGAGTATATGCGTAATTATCGGGACTTGATTGTTAATCGCCATCGACGATGGCGGGTTGCAGCTGATGTGTACGACCTCGACTTTATCCCCACAGTTACACCGGGTTACAATACGTCAGCACGGACATCTGAGATCGGTTCCGGTGCGTTTTCGACCTTCCTTGACCGCAGTCCGGAAGCATTCCGAAATGAATGTCGCTCCCTCAGTGGGCTGGGGGATAGAAATGCGACAGTAGTGACGTCATTCAATGAGTGGCCAGAGTATTCAGTAGTCGAACCGACGGTATCGGAGGGTACGACATTTTTGGAAATCATCGGCGAAGAGCTCACCTCTCAGTCGGATACACCTCTAAGCACAGACAAATTCACTCGTGTCAGGATTGATTTCAACAAGACAATCACACCAGATTCTGCTGACGATCGCAAACTTGCGTTCATGTGCCGTTCTATTATATTGGGGACAAGAACGGGAACTGTTGATCTAGACGTCGGTTCTGTCGATGAATCCTTTATTTGTCTTTCCGGGAGCTATGGGCCGGAATCCGATTCGAACTCCACTTTTCGATGGTTTGGGGGGGCAAACTCGAAAACAGAGCTATTTGTGAACCAGGGAGATATTGATCAAATACGATTCGCTGGCAGAGCACCTGCTAATAATATTCAAGCGGTAATTAGTGTCGAAGATGAGGAGATCGGCACCGTAGAGTTTGGAAGAGGGGATGGCGTTTATTCGACTAGTTAA